GCCACCGTCGTCGCGCTGCTGTCGTTCGTGATCGGCGAGATCGGCGCCTTCGCCTCGTGGGGCCTCGGCTACGCCATCCGCCCCTCCGACTCGGTCGCGCTGAAGACCTCCGCGGACTGGATCAACGTCGCCGGTGTCGGCGTGGTGTTCGCCTTCGCCGCGGTCATCGCGGTCGCGGTCGGCACGCTGATCCGGCACAGCGCGGGCGCGCTCTCGCTGCTGCTGATCTACGTGCTGGCAGTGGAAAACCTCGTGCAGCTGATCCCGACGGTCGGCCAGAAGATCCACGAGTGGATGCCGTTCACCGTCGCGGAGCGCTTCCTCGGCGGCGTCCGTCAGGTGCCGGGCGCGCCGGAGGCGGCACTGTCGCAGTGGGGCTCGCTGGCCTACTTCGCCGGGGTGGCCGTGGTGCTGCTGGCCATCGCGATCGGCGTCGCGAAGAAGCGCGACGCGTAAAGACCCACAGGGAACGTTCGGACGAGTCAGGCGGGGGCCGGCGGAGCCGAACAAGGGGAAAAAGGGGAAAAGGGGAACAAGATCCGGGTCGCCATTCGGGGGGCGGCCCGGATCTTTCCGTTTCGGTAGAGTTCGGGTCCACGAGAAGGGGGACGGCGTGCTCGAAGCGACTGGACTCACCAAGTCCTACGGCGACACCGTCGCGGTGCGAGACCTGACATTCACCGCGCGAGCCGGTCGCGTCACCGGGTTCCTCGGCCCGAACGGGGCGGGCAAATCCACCACGATGCGGTTGCTGCTCGGGCTCGACGCGCCCACCGCGGGCACCGCGCACATCGAGGGCAAGCCGTACCGGCAGCTGACCGATCCGCTGCGCACGGTCGGCGCGCTGCTCGACGCGACGTGGCGGCATCCGGGCCGCTCCGCCCGCCAGCACCTGCGGTTCCTCGCCGCGACGAACGGGCTGCCGGACCGGCGGGCCGACGAGGTGCTGGAGCTCGTCGGGCTCTCCGCGGTGGCCCGCAAGCGCGCGGGCACGTTCTCGCTCGGCATGCTGCAGCGGCTCGGCATCGCGAGCGCGCTGCTCGGCGACCCGCGCGTGCTGCTGTTCGACGAACCGGTGAACGGCCTCGACCCGGAGGGCGTGCACTGGGTGCGCCAGCTGCTGCACGGGCTCGCCGCGGAAGGCCGCACGGTGTTCGTGTCGAGCCATCTGCTGCCGGAGATGGAGCAGACCGCGCAGGACCTCGTGGTGATCGGCCGCGGCCAGCTCATCTACCAGGGCACGATGGCCGATTTCGTGGCCCGCGCCGGATCGCGCGGGGTCCGGGTGCGCACGCCGCACGCCGACGCGCTGCGCACCGCGCTCACCGAAGCGCGCGCGGTTTTCACCGAGGATTCCGGTGCGTTCCTGGTGTCCGAAATGGACAGTGACGCGATCGGCGAACTCGCTTTCGCCGCGCGCGCCACGCTGCACGAGCTGAGCCCGCTGGCCGGTTCGCTCGAGCACGCCTACCTCGAATTGACAGGTCAGGCAGGCGAATTCACCAGTGGAGGTGCGCGGTGAATCTGCTGCGGGCGGAACGGATCAAGCTTTTCAGCACGCGCGCGCCGTGGTGGTGCGCGCTCATCGCGGTGGCCGCGCCGATCGGGTTCACCGCGTTGTTCCTCGGGCTTTCCGGGGCCGAAATCACCGCGGACGTGAGCAATACTCAGCTTGCCACCGGCACCGGCCGCACGGTCGCGCTGGTGCTCGCGGTGCTCGCCGCGACGGCCGACTTCAACTGGGGCACGCTCCGGCTCACCTTCCAGGCGGTGCCGACGCGGACGCCGGTGCTGCTCGCCAAGGGCGCCGTGGTGTGCGCGGTGTGCGCGGTGCTCGGTCTGCTCGCCGGCGTCGGCTCGTGGGGCATGGCGCATCTCGTGCGGCCGGACGCCGACCTCGGTCTGCACTCCGGGGCGGACTGGCGCACCGTGTTCGGCCAGACCCTGACCTTCGCGCTGGCCGGGCTGCTCGGCGTCGGCGTCGGCCTGCTGCTGCGCAGTTCCGCGCTGACGCTGGCGATCGTGCTCGTGTGGACCCAGCTGGTCGAGGGCCTGGTGCTGCTGATTCCCAAGATCGGCAGCGATCTCTACCAGTGGATGCCGTTCTACGCGGCGTCGCAGTTCGCCGGTGGCGATTTCACCAGGACGACGCTGAAACTGTCGCCGCCTTTCGGGCCGTGGGGTTATCTCGCGTATTTCGCGGCGATCAGCGCGGTGTTGTTCGCGGCGGGCGTGGCCACCGCGAATCGGCGCGACGCCTGACCTGCACGTGCACATTCCCGATTGCGCGGGAAGCATTCGGATTAAATTCACGTAAACCGGTGTGGCTTCTCTCACAGCGAGCGGACATACTGTCGGAAACCGACGGATATTCGAAGTGCCCCGTCTCAGCTCTCCGGAGGTGAACCGTGACGGTGGACGTTGATCAGATACTCGTTTCCCGCGACGCGGCGGTACCGACCCCCCGGCTCGAGCCGATGCTGGACCTCGAATGGTCCCAGGCGATCGAACTGCCCCGGTTCGCGCTGCCCGCGACCCGGCCCGCCGAACTGCGCCAGGCGTGGGTGCATCGCGCCCCCGAGGACGCGGTGCTCGGGCTGTATCGCCGGGCGAGCGGGTCCGACGACACGCTGCCCGCGCCGTGGTGGCTGCGCGCGGTCGCGAGCGGGCGGCTCGAATCGCGCGAACTCGGCTTCCGCATCGAGGACCGGGTGGCGCAACTGCTCGGCAAGCGGATGGGCTGGGAGTTCGTCCCGTGGGCGGCCGACGGCGAATCCGGGTACTGGGAGTTCATGCCGTCCGAACGCGGCAAGTCCGGCCATTCCATCCCGACGACCGTGCTGAACACCGACCGGCACGACGGCTGGATCGACGTGCTGCCCGCGCATTCCGCCCAGGCCCCGGAGCCGGTGGCGGTCGCCGGGCTCGCCGGACTGCGCTCCCGGCTCGGGGAGTTCGAAGCGGTCCGCTGACGCGCCCGTATGTTGTCCGGGTGGAAAACGAGGACCAGCCACGGCTGCGCAGCGTGGTCAGTTACGTCAAACGCGGCGGACGGATGACCGTCGGCCAGCAGCGAGCCTGGGAAGAACACTGGCCGCGGCTCGGCCGGACGGTGTCGGAACTGCCTGCCGGACCGGTCGACTTCACGGAGTGGTTCGGCCGCGAAGCGCCGGTGATGCTGGAGATCGGCTCCGGCATGGGCGAGACGACGTCGCAGCTGGCCGCCGCCGCGCCGGAGCTGAACTACGTGGCCGTCGAGGTGTACGACCCCGGGCTAGGACAGCTGATGCTGCGCGCGGAGAAGCTCGGGGTAACGAACCTGCGCCTGATGCACGGCGACGCGGTGGTCCTGCTGACGTCACACGTCGAGCCCGGTTCGCTGTCCGGCGTGCGGCTGTTCTTCCCGGACCCGTGGCCGAAGAAGCGCCACCACAAACGCCGGATCGTGCAGCCGGAATTCGTGGCACTGATCGCCTCGCGGCTCGCCCCCGGCGGGACGTTCCACATGGCGACCGACTGGGAGCACTACGCCGAGCAGATGCTCGAGGTGTGCTCGGCAGAACCCGCACTGCGCAACCGCTACGCCGACGAACCGGGCGGCTGGGCCCCGCGCCCCGAGTGGCGGCCGGTGACGAAGTTCGAACAGCGAGCGGACCGAGAAGGCCGGGTCTCGCACGATTTGATCTTCGAAAAGCACTGATCCCAAGTCAGCCTCACACGCCGAGGACCGGCCCCTTCAGCCGACCGCGACCTGGAGCCGACTGCGGTTGAAGCGCCCCAATGTGGCATTGGGTGCATCCCACGCACCGAACGCCACATTGGGTGCACCAGACGCACCCAATGCCACATTGGGGCGCAAGCCCCCGCCCACACACACCGCAGCCGATGCACCCAACGCGGGGCGCCCACACCTCCCCCACCCCCGATACGAAGCCAAAAACACGGCGCTGGGGTGCTTGTCAAGGCATCTTTCCCGCCTTGACAAGCACCCCAGCGCCGTAGTCACACTAAAAAATCGGGGTGCCCGCCCAACCACGAACCGGCAATGTCGCCCGCCAGGGCGACGAGCCGCCCAAAACAGAAACACGAAGGGCCGCCCCCAGGTTCCCACCCCCGGCAACGGCCCTCCGCTCCCTTCACCCCCGGTCCCGCCCCTCCCCCGACGAGGGGCGGGCGCCAGCTATTCGTCCGCCAATGGCTCCGCCTGCACCCGCTTCAACGCGGGCGTGCAAACCGACGCGCCGAGAAGGGCGACCCCGACCCCCAGCACCACCGGCGCGACGATCCACGGGCTGAACACCACCGACCCCCGTTCCATCGTGGCCATGAACAGCCCCAGTCCGACCGCGACTCCCATCACGCCCGCGCCGATCGTCGCGACCAACGCAGGCAGCGCGGCCTCCATCCGCAACGCCCGGGACAGCACCCGCACCGGAGTGCCCGCCGCCATCAGGGCGCCGAACGTCCGGCGCCGGTCCATCACCGAACCCGCGGTCGCGACCGCCGCGCTGCAGCCGGCGAGGATGCCTGCCGCGACGAGGCCGATCACCGTGACTCGGCGCAGGTCGCTGAGCTGCACTTGCTGTCCATAGAGGTACTGCTCGCGGCTGCCGATCTCGTTCCCGACCGCGTTGGGCACCAGCGCGGTCCGCACGATCTCGCGGTTGGCCTCGGCGGTCGGCACGACCAGGGTGACCTGGGTCGGTTTCACCCCAGCCGGCACCGCGGACGGGTCGATCACGTACTCGCCGAAGTTGTTCTTCCGCTCCGGGTGATACGTCCCCACCGTGACCGCGCCGAGCGGCGTGCCCGTGCTGTCCTCGCCGCCGTACCGCGCGACCCGCAGATTGTTCGTGTCCAGCTGGTACGGCGTGTACAGCCCGACACCGGGCTTGCAGTCCTGCTGGGTGATCCCGAGCCGGGTCAGCTTGGCGGCGTCAGCGCAGGTCATCACGTACGCCCGCTGCATCGACCGGTAGTTCCCCTCGCCCTGCATCACGTAGACGCTGGCCACCGGGACGACGCGTTCGGACAGTCCGGCCTTCGCGAGCGTGGCGTTCGTCCGCTCGGTCGCTTCGGGAGCGCGGTCCGCGGTGACGTCGACGTACAGCGCCGAGTCCACGTACTGGCGTCCGCCGCCGGCGAGGGATTCGAACGACGGCAGCAGCGTGAGCGCCATCGAGCCGGTGAACACCGCGAGCACGATCCCGGCCGAGGCCCGGTAGGAACCCTTCGGGTCGTTGCGCAGCCGACGTCCGGCCAGCAGCGACGACGGCCGCCGCCAGATCCGCACGAACGTGCCGCCGACCGCGGAGGTCACCCACGGTCCGACCACCATCGCCGAGGCGACCACCAGCAGCAGGCCGAACAGCACCAGGTTGCCGTTGCCGCCGCTGCGCGCGCCGACAACGCTGTAGAGGAAGAACAATCCCGCCGCGGGCAGCGCGAGCAGCCGCCACCAGCGCAACGGCTTCACGGTGTGCCCGCCAGTCGCGAACAGCGGCGTGCTCACCACCCGGCGCAGGCCGAGCACCCCGGCGAGCACCACGAGCAGCGGGACCAGCAGCACGGCGAGCACGGTCAGCCCCACCGGCAGCGCGAAGTCCGAGGCCAGCCAGGTCCCGCCGTCCCACGGCACGAACGTGGCCAGTCCGCGCAGCGCCGGGCTCAGCAGCAGGCCGACCAGCGCCCCGACCCCCGCCGACAAGCCGGTTTCGGCGGCGACCATCGCGGTCACCTGGCCCGGCGTCGCACCGGCCAGCCGGATCGCGGCGAGCCGTTGTTCGCGGCGGGCGGCGGTGAGCCGGGCCGACGACGCGACGAGCACGAGGCTCGGCACGAGCAGCACGATGATGCCGACCCAGGACAACACCGTCAGCAGGCCGTCCGGATGCCCCTGTCCGGCGGGGAACGCCGCGGCCGGGAAGGCGTCCTGGCCGGGCTGGTCCTTGTGCCCGTACGGGCGCATCTCCTGCGGGCTGTGCCCGACGAGCGCGACGAGCTGCTCCGGATACCGCAGCGCCTCTTCGCCGAACGCGGCGACCGGTTTGCCGAAGCGGTTCCCGAGCTGGTCGGCCGGGGTGGCGTTGAGCAGTTTCCCGAGCGCGGGCGACACGATCGTCTCGCCGGGGCCGGGCAGCTGCGGGATGCCCGGCGGCAGGCGCAGCGAATCGGCCGGGCCGGTGACCGCGATGTCGACGCGGGCGACCTGCTTGCCGGCGAAGTAGTCCTTGGAGGAGTTGACCAGCATGGTGTTCTGCTGGCCGGAGTCGTAGCGGCCGCTGCTTTGCCACAGCGCCCGCTGCTCGCGCGCCTGAGTGGCGTACGGCAGGGTCGCCAGCAGCAGGACGAGCCCGGTCGCGACGGCGACGCCGACCGCGGTGAGGATCGCCGAGGTGCGGGTCCGCCGGTCGCCGCGCAGCACCCGCAGGGCGAGCTGGAACGGGTTCATGCCGCGAGCCTCGTCGCGATCAGGCCGTCGCGGATCGCCACGGTGCGCGGCATCGATTCGGCGAGTTCCCGGTCGTGGGTCACCACGAGCACCGCGGCTCCGGACGCCTGGGCGGCGGCCAGCAGCGCGTCCATCGTCTCGCGGCCGGTGCGGGTGTCGAGCGCGCCGGTCGGCTCGTCGGCGAAGATCACCTTCGGCCGGTGGGTGAGCGCGCGGGCGATCGCGACGCGCTGCGCCTCGCCGCCGGAAAGCTCACCGGGGCGGCGCGCTTCCTTGCCGGACAGGCCGAGTTTGCCGAGCCATTCCCGGGCCGCGGCGATGGCTTCGCCCCGGGTTCCGCCGGCCAGCAGCGAGGGAAGTGCGACATTCTCTTCCGCGGTCAGCTCGGACACGAGCATTCCGGACTGGAAGACAAAACCGAATTCGGTGCGCCGCAGTTCGCTGCGCCGCTTTTCGCCGAACTGGTCGATCCGCTGTCCCTGCAACCAGATCTCGCCGCTGTCCGCGCGCAGGATCCCGGCGAGCACGTGCAGCAGCGAGGTTTTGCCGGAGCCGGACGGGCCGACGATGGCGATCGCTTCCCCCGGCTGGACGTCGATGTCGATTCCGGCCAGCGCGTGCTGCTGCCCGTAGCGCTTCACCAGCCCGCGCCCCGACAACACCGCTCCGGCGCTCCACTGTGGATTCGTCATCCGCCAGCTCTCTCCCTGTCTCCGTCATTCGTTTCCCGACTGCGACGGAAAGCAGCTTCGCGGATTCGAGCGGGTGTCCACTTCGGGCAGACGGCCGGTACCTGGCCGGCCTTCATCGGCCGATCGGCCGATGCCGACGAACCACGTGGCCAAGGTGCGCGCGGGGGCGAATCATCTACCGTCACGGTGTGCCGCACACCCCGCCGTCGAAAACGCTTGCCGCGCGGGCGACCGAACTCGCCCGCCGCCTCGACATGTCCGTGCTCGTGTTGTTCGGCGCGCTGGCGTTCGACCTCGTGTTCGTGACCGACGCGGCACTCGATGACTTCGGCCCGCGATTCGTCGACCTCGGCCTGTTCCCGGGCATTTTCGCGATGGCGGCGTGCGCGTTCTGGGCCCGCAAACGCGCGGCGGTGGCCGGCGTATTCGGCGCGTTGACGCTGATGTTCTGCACCTTCGTCATCCGCTATCTCGGCATCCCGACGTACTCCAGCGTGCTGGCGAACCTGACCGTCACCGAGTTCGTCGCCGGGATCGAGATGGTCTATTTCCTCGCCCGCCGGGCCCGTCCCGGGGTCGCCTTCGCGGTGATCAGCGCGCTGGTGATGGGCGCGCTCACCGCGGCTTTCGGCCGCGGCGGCTACCGAGACCTGTCGAGCAGCAGCATCGCGCAGACCTTGCTGTTCGGGTTCCTGTTCCTCGTCGGGACGGTGATCACCGGCGCGGTCGGCCGCCCGCGCCGCGAGCGCGACCCGGCGACGGCGGAACGCTTGCGCAACATGCACCGGTTCACCGAATTGGTGCGCGGCCAGTGGCCGTTGATCGGCATGCTCAGCGTCGGCGTGCTGATCGAATTCGGCTACACCTACGAAAGCGGCAGCCGCGGTTTCCCGCTGCTGGCCTGTTCGATCGGCGCCGCCGCGGTGACCGCGCTCTCGCCGCGCCGGCCGCGGGATTCGATCCTGGTGGTGGCCGGGCTCCTCCTGCTGTCCGCGCTCGCGACGCCGTTCCTGCATCCCAGCCACAGCTACCAGCTGCTCGGCGGCATCCCGCCGACCCAGATCGTGGCCGCCTTCGGCGTGGTCGTGAACGTCGTGCGGGCGGTGCCGCTGGTCCGGGCGTGGCCGCGGATCGCGGTGCTGTCCGGCGTGGTCGCGATCGGCACGATCCTGAACTTCGGCCCGTACCGCACCGGCCGCCTGCTCACCGACCCGGCGACGCTCGGGCTGCTCGCCACCGTCGCGGTCCTGCTGCTCGGCATCGCCATCGCGATCGGCCTCTACCTGCGCTCGCGCGATTCCGAACGCGCGCAGGTGGTGAAATCCGCGGTCACCGACGCGCAGACGGCCGAGCGGATGGCGCTGGCCAGGGAGCTGCACGACGTGGTCGCGCACCACGTGACCGGCATCGTCGTGCAGGCGCAGGCCGCGCGGATGATGGGGGAGAAGAACCCGGAACTCGCGCTGGAGGCGATGGGCCGGATCGAGAACGCGGGCGTCGAGGCGCTGGCCGCGATGCGCCGTCTGGTCCGCAGCATGCGCGGCGACGCACAGGCCGGTTCGGGCGAGTTCAACGAGCAGGCGACCACCGATCTGGCCGCTGACCTGCACCGGCTCGTCGAAGCCGGCAACCACGGCATCCCGACGCAGTTGCGGCTCGACCTGCCGGCGGACCTGCCGCACGAGGTCGGCCGGTCCGCGCTGCGGCTGATCCAGGAGTCGCTCACCAACGTCGGCAAGCACGCCTCGGACGCCACCGAGGCGATCGTGGTGGCCGAGGTCGCCGACGGCGAACTGCACTTGCGGGTGACCGACAACGGCAGCGGGCAGAGTCACCGCCCGGCGGGCGGGTCGGGCGGATACGGTCTGGTCGGCATGCGCGAACGCGTCGCGCTGCTGCACGGCAGGCTTTCGGCAGGCCGCGAGCCGGACGGCGGCTGGCGGGTCGAGGCGTGGCTGCCGCTCGAGGCGAACGGGGAGACAGACGGGTGATCCGGGTACTGATCGCGGACGACCAGGAAATGGTGCGGATGGGCTTCCGCATGATCCTGGACGCGCAGGATGACATCGAGGTGGTCGCGGACGTGCCGGACGGCATCTCCGCGGTCTCGAAGGCGCGCGAACTGCGCCCGGACGTCTGCCTGCTGGACATCCGCATGCCGGGCCTGGACGGGCTGGAGGTCACCCGTCAGCTGGCCGGTCCGGACGTCGCCGACCCGCTGAAGGTCGTCGTGGTCACCACCTTCGACCTCGACGAATACGTGCACACCGCGCTGCGCAACGGGGCGAGCGGCTTCCTGCTCAAGGACGCCGGGCCCGCGCTGCTGATCGAGGCGGTGCGCGCGGCCGATCGCGGCGACGCGCTGGTGTCGCCGCAGATCACCGTGCGGCTGCTGAAGCACTTCGACGGCGGGAACACCGCCAAGCGCGAGGCCCCGGCGCCGTCGGAGCCGTTGACCGCGCGCGAACTGGACGTGGTGAAGGCCGCCGCCCGCGGACTCACCAACACCGAGATCGGCGCGGAGCTGTTCCTGTCGCTGTCGACGGTCAAGACGCATTTGGCTTCCGTGCAGGGCAAAGTCGGCGCGCGTAACCGAGTGGAAATCGCAGCTTGGGCCTGGCGTAGCGGCGTAGTGGATTAACGGCTACTGGGACGCCCGTACTATCTCGTTATGTCGCGTCGCTTCCATGCCCCGGTTGTCCTGCCCGCCGACCCGTCCTGCTCGCTGCTCCGCGACGCCGTCGTGGACGTCGACGACGAAGGCCGGATTTCGTTCGTCGGACCGGCTTCGGACGCTCCGGAGTTCGCCGGCGAGGAGACCCGGCTGACCGGAATCCTGTTGCCCGGCTTGGTGAACTCGCACGCGCACAGTCCGATGACGCTGCTGCGCGGCATGGGCGGCGACCTGCCGCTGCTGCGCTGGCTGCGCGAGATCATCTGGCCGACCGAGGCGAAGCTGAAGCCGGCCGACGTGCGCACCGGCATGCTGCTCGGGTCGGTCGAAATGCTCCGGCACGGCGTGACGACCAGCGCGGAAATGTATTTCGAGGGCGAACAGCTCGTCGACGCGGTGCTCACGACCGGCGGCCGGGTGCTCGTCGCACCGCCGGTGATCGAACTGCCCGGGCTGGATTGGCGGGAAACGCTGGCCGCGATCGACCGGTGGATCGACGCCGACGGGCTGCGCTTCGGCCCCGGGGAACGGATCGAGCTGGGATACGGGCCGCATTCCGCGTACATGCTGAACCCGGACGGGCTGCGGGCGACCGCGGAATCCGCCGCTGCCCGGGGCGCGTTGGTGCAGATTCACGTCGCGGAGGCCGCCGCCGAGGATCTGGAGCAGCGCAAGGAGTACGGATCCGTGCCTCGGCTGCTGGATTCGCTGGGAATGTTCAACGGGCGCACCCTTGCCGCGCATTCGGTGCATTTGTCGGACGAGGACATCGCGATCTTCGCCGCTCGCGGAGTGGGGATGGCGCATTGCCCCGGGTCCAACGCGAAGCTGGCTTCCGGCATCGCGCGGATCAAGGACTTGCGCGCGGCCGGGGTCGCGATCGGGCTCGGCACCGACGGTCCGGCGTCCAACGACGACATCGACCTCTGGGAAGAGCTGCAGCTGACGGCGATGCTGGCCCGGCTGGCCAACGACGATTCCACCGTGGTCACCGCGAAGGACGTGTTCCTGATGGCCACCCGCGGCGGCGCCGAAGCGCTCGGTCGCCACGACCTCGGCGTCCTGGAGGCGGGCCGCTGGGCTGACCTCGTGCACGTCGACCTCGACGACCCGGCGTTCGCGACCGGCCTGGACGTGCCGGACGAGCAGTTGCTGGCGAACCTCGTGTGGGCGGCCGGGTCCCGGCGAGTGCGGGACGTGTGGGTCGCGGGCGAGCAGGTCGTCGCGGACGCGGAGCCGACGCGGGTCGACCGCCGCGAGATCCAGGCGACGGTGGCCGACACCGCCGCCCGGCTGCGGGCCTGACGCTGTCCGTGAAGGACTCCTTGGGGGAATCTGATTCCCTCAAGGAGTCCTTCACGGACCTCAGCGAGGACGGACCTGGATCTCGGTGAAGTGGGCTTCCGGGGTGGCGGTGACCGCGGTGAGGACGGCCGTGGCCACCGAGTCCGGGCGCAGGTACTTGTCGACGTCGTAGCTGCCGCCTTCCTGGACGCGGACCTGGCGCTGCATGTCGGTGTCGGTGCGGCCGGGGAAGATCGAGGTCACCCGCAGGTCTGGTTCCTCGGCGCGCAGTGAGTCGGTGAAGGCGCGGGCGGCGAATTTGCTTGCCGCGTAAGGACCCCAGCCCGGACGGGCGGTATACCCGGCACCGGAGTTGATCACGACGACGTGGCCGTTCGCGTTGCGCAGCGCGGGCAGCAGCAGGCGGGTCAGTTCGGCGACCGCGATGACGTTCACCTCGAGGTTCGTGCGCCACACGGAGGCCGGGGAGTCGGCGACGGCGCCGATTTTGCCGGTCCCCGCGGAGTGGACCAGCACGTCCAGCCGGTCGATCTTGCTGGCCGCGGCTTCCAGCGAAGCCGCGTCGGTGAGGTCGACCGGCCAAGGCCGCGCGCCGGGCAGTTCCTCGGCCACCTTCGCCAGTGCGTCGGTGTCGCGGCCGCCCAGGAGGAGACGGTGCGTCGGGGAGAGCTGGTGCGCGATTGCCGCGCCGATGCCCCGCGAGGCACCGGTGATCAGGGCGAGCGGGAGGTCGGTCATACCGGCCACGGTAGGCGTCCGGCGCCGATTCGCCAGTTCGGGGAGTCGTCGATCACTTCGCCGGGGCGCACTGGGCGGCTGCCCACGGGTCGCGCGGGTAGCGGATTTCCGTGCGGTGCACCGAGCCGGTGAAATTGTCGATAAAGCGACTCCAAGTGAGCGGTTCGCGGGTGGAGGCCAGCACGTTCTGCACGTCCGGACAGCGCAGTGCGGCGCGGGCGGCGTCGATCTCGGCGGGCTGGAACATCCGGATCTCGCCGTCGGTGGCGTAGTCGCCGTATCCGGCTTCGGCGATCTCCCAGGCCGCGACCAGCCACTTCGAGTGTCCGGGGCGACCGCCGGCGATGGACGACGAGTGCGAGGCCAGATCGCTGGCCAGGCCGTAACCGTCGTGGATGCGGACGTCCAGGGACACGATGTTGCTGATCGCGCCCATGCTGTC
The nucleotide sequence above comes from Amycolatopsis sp. AA4. Encoded proteins:
- a CDS encoding amidohydrolase family protein, with product MSRRFHAPVVLPADPSCSLLRDAVVDVDDEGRISFVGPASDAPEFAGEETRLTGILLPGLVNSHAHSPMTLLRGMGGDLPLLRWLREIIWPTEAKLKPADVRTGMLLGSVEMLRHGVTTSAEMYFEGEQLVDAVLTTGGRVLVAPPVIELPGLDWRETLAAIDRWIDADGLRFGPGERIELGYGPHSAYMLNPDGLRATAESAAARGALVQIHVAEAAAEDLEQRKEYGSVPRLLDSLGMFNGRTLAAHSVHLSDEDIAIFAARGVGMAHCPGSNAKLASGIARIKDLRAAGVAIGLGTDGPASNDDIDLWEELQLTAMLARLANDDSTVVTAKDVFLMATRGGAEALGRHDLGVLEAGRWADLVHVDLDDPAFATGLDVPDEQLLANLVWAAGSRRVRDVWVAGEQVVADAEPTRVDRREIQATVADTAARLRA
- a CDS encoding SDR family oxidoreductase: MTDLPLALITGASRGIGAAIAHQLSPTHRLLLGGRDTDALAKVAEELPGARPWPVDLTDAASLEAAASKIDRLDVLVHSAGTGKIGAVADSPASVWRTNLEVNVIAVAELTRLLLPALRNANGHVVVINSGAGYTARPGWGPYAASKFAARAFTDSLRAEEPDLRVTSIFPGRTDTDMQRQVRVQEGGSYDVDKYLRPDSVATAVLTAVTATPEAHFTEIQVRPR